From the genome of Wolbachia endosymbiont (group B) of Parapoynx stratiotata, one region includes:
- a CDS encoding RDD family protein, with protein MLHKFFNRLFSILSSINAIQRVKKDENGICYVTGLRRYLSVLLDLIIIVLFLQLCGQALSQLFMNSESSKILGQIAAKYQMQTPLSAEETAMQSKLIKLLVLNQIVQFIMLFSYVAYMWIRFGATPGKLLLGLRVVNAQTFEKLTLKQAIKRFFSFILSTSPLFLGFIWASFDKRCQTWHDKIAGTVVVTSKSLRCMVSEHNRVD; from the coding sequence ATGTTACACAAGTTTTTTAATCGTTTATTTTCCATTCTTTCTTCTATAAATGCTATTCAAAGGGTAAAGAAAGATGAAAATGGAATATGTTACGTAACAGGACTTAGACGCTATTTGTCAGTGCTGCTTGATTTAATTATCATCGTTTTGTTCTTGCAGCTTTGCGGCCAAGCCTTAAGCCAACTCTTCATGAACTCAGAGAGCAGTAAAATATTAGGCCAAATTGCTGCGAAATATCAGATGCAAACACCATTATCTGCAGAGGAAACAGCAATGCAGAGTAAACTAATCAAGTTACTAGTTCTAAATCAGATAGTTCAATTTATTATGCTTTTTAGTTATGTAGCATATATGTGGATAAGATTTGGCGCTACACCTGGAAAGTTATTACTTGGACTCAGAGTTGTAAATGCACAAACTTTTGAAAAATTGACTCTAAAACAAGCAATAAAGAGGTTTTTTTCCTTTATATTGTCAACTTCACCACTATTCTTAGGTTTCATATGGGCAAGCTTCGACAAACGTTGCCAAACTTGGCACGATAAGATTGCAGGCACAGTAGTTGTAACAAGTAAAAGTCTTAGATGTATGGTCTCAGAACATAATAGAGTGGATTAA
- the ispG gene encoding flavodoxin-dependent (E)-4-hydroxy-3-methylbut-2-enyl-diphosphate synthase, with the protein MLDRDLTLSDDAYESSPVSRHKTHTVKVGQVKIGGNNPIVVQSMALGAHIDSDNIKSSAQKYAKEVIELAHAGSELVRIALNSEEVAKAIPYIVEEINKEGFDGKILVGCGQYELYRLIQDYPDNIKILGKIRINPGNIGFGDKRDEKFEKIIEYAITHDLPVRIGVNWGSLDKYLSQKLMDENSLSSNPKTSDVILRKTLVMSALGSAKKAEKIGLNAEKIIISCKVSRVQDLILVYTALVKSSNYALHLGLTEAGMGNKGVVNTTAGLTYLLQNGIGDTIRASLTQRPGESRTNEVVVCQEILQSIGLRYFNPQVSSCPGCGRTSSDRFRILTKEVNGYIKTHMPVWKKKNPGVEYMKVAVMGCIVNGPGESKHANLGISLPGYGEKPVSAVYKDGKYFKTLQGDNIFEEFKAIISDYVEKNYT; encoded by the coding sequence ATGCTAGATAGAGACCTGACATTGAGTGATGATGCATATGAGTCATCGCCGGTTTCCAGGCATAAAACTCATACTGTAAAAGTTGGACAAGTGAAGATAGGTGGAAATAATCCTATAGTTGTTCAATCCATGGCACTTGGTGCACATATAGATTCTGACAACATAAAAAGCAGTGCTCAGAAATATGCAAAAGAAGTAATAGAACTAGCGCATGCAGGTTCAGAATTGGTGCGAATTGCTTTGAACTCAGAGGAAGTAGCAAAAGCAATACCTTATATAGTAGAGGAAATAAATAAAGAAGGCTTTGATGGTAAGATATTAGTAGGCTGTGGACAATATGAGCTCTACAGGCTGATTCAGGATTATCCAGACAACATTAAAATTCTGGGTAAAATTAGGATAAATCCAGGTAATATAGGCTTTGGTGATAAACGTGATGAAAAATTTGAAAAAATTATAGAGTATGCAATAACGCATGATCTTCCTGTCAGAATTGGAGTAAATTGGGGTAGTCTTGATAAGTACCTTTCACAAAAATTAATGGATGAAAACTCCTTATCTAGTAATCCAAAAACTTCTGATGTTATATTACGTAAGACGCTTGTAATGTCTGCTCTTGGTAGTGCAAAAAAAGCTGAAAAGATTGGCCTTAATGCAGAGAAAATAATCATTTCATGTAAAGTCAGTAGAGTGCAAGATTTAATTTTAGTTTATACTGCACTTGTAAAATCTTCCAATTATGCGCTGCATTTGGGTTTAACCGAAGCTGGTATGGGTAACAAAGGCGTAGTAAATACCACAGCAGGGCTTACTTATTTATTGCAAAATGGTATTGGAGACACTATCCGGGCTTCTTTAACTCAGCGCCCTGGTGAATCACGCACTAATGAGGTGGTAGTATGTCAGGAAATACTGCAGTCTATAGGTTTGCGCTACTTTAACCCTCAGGTGAGTTCATGTCCTGGTTGTGGACGCACAAGTAGCGATCGTTTTCGTATATTAACTAAGGAAGTAAATGGCTACATAAAAACTCATATGCCGGTATGGAAGAAAAAGAATCCTGGTGTAGAGTATATGAAAGTTGCTGTTATGGGATGCATAGTAAATGGTCCTGGAGAGAGCAAACATGCAAATCTGGGGATCAGCCTGCCTGGGTATGGAGAAAAACCTGTTTCAGCAGTCTACAAAGACGGCAAATATTTCAAAACTTTACAAGGTGATAATATTTTTGAAGAATTTAAGGCAATTATTAGTGATTATGTGGAGAAGAATTACACGTAA
- a CDS encoding YggT family protein produces the protein MHPIIYLLNLLLDLYSLVLICSVALDLLIKLNVVNMYNEIVSSIMQTLNRLTHPPLKVIRRYIQPFNGLDLSVMILIIAIHFVKYTITYYFK, from the coding sequence ATGCATCCAATCATATACTTACTTAACTTGTTACTTGATCTTTACAGCTTAGTTCTAATATGCTCAGTTGCTCTCGATTTGTTGATTAAATTGAATGTAGTTAACATGTATAATGAGATTGTAAGCAGCATAATGCAAACTTTAAACAGACTTACCCATCCTCCACTAAAGGTTATCAGAAGGTATATACAACCATTCAATGGATTAGATTTATCCGTGATGATATTGATAATAGCAATTCACTTTGTAAAATATACAATTACTTATTACTTTAAGTAG
- a CDS encoding FtsK/SpoIIIE family DNA translocase, with translation MLKKQLKSAIYLLLLMYIYISVFSYNYQDPSLNTATNQEVTNLGGVVGSYLADILVQFLGLASITIATTIVYFLISKRLLKILYLILINLGICATLAKLSLGITTRYMHSGIVGNTLIGHCPFYIFTVAASIGFVGLIGWKRTVYSLLFLCKKIFSLLTKVLFFRLRKTTDYSIAPLVVEEKYRTTRQQPKERQKKATEEIFKPPSSEFEFPSIHLLSKVEESVQRKQLNALESNKNLSLLEQVLSDFGVQGKIISVCYGPVVTLYKLEPQAGTKSARVIGLADDIARSMSALSARISIIRGQNAMGIELPNKEREIVMLRDLLESPEYQNANLNLPIALGKEISGKPIIADLTKMPHLLVAGTTGSGKSVAINTMILSLVYRLSPDECKMIMIDPKMLELSIYDAIPHLITPVVTEPKKAVIALKWIVKEMENRYRMMSYLNVRNVINYNQKITEAMNSGIELERVVQIGFNSTTGKPLFEKIPIKMETFPYIVVIVDEMADLMLVAGKDIECSIQRLAQMARAAGIHIIMATQRPSVDVITGVIKANFPTRISFAVTSKIDSRTILGEQGAEQLLGMGDMLYMASGGKIIRVHGPFVSDDEVQNIVDHLKMQGEPNYMEEITQEDENSFAESEGETENEENDLYKQAVAIIQRDQKVSTSYIQRQLRIGYNRAANIVERMEKEGIVSAPSYSGKREILVE, from the coding sequence ATGTTAAAAAAACAGCTAAAATCAGCGATATACCTGTTACTCTTAATGTATATATATATATCGGTTTTTAGCTATAATTATCAAGATCCATCCTTAAATACAGCTACAAATCAGGAAGTAACAAATTTGGGCGGAGTGGTAGGTTCATATTTAGCTGATATATTGGTTCAATTTCTTGGACTCGCTAGTATTACAATAGCTACAACCATAGTTTACTTTTTGATATCAAAAAGGCTGCTGAAAATTCTCTATTTAATATTAATCAATTTAGGAATATGTGCTACATTAGCGAAACTTTCGCTCGGTATCACTACTAGGTACATGCACAGTGGAATAGTCGGCAATACTCTAATTGGCCACTGCCCGTTTTACATATTCACAGTAGCAGCATCAATAGGTTTTGTAGGGTTAATTGGTTGGAAGAGAACGGTTTATTCTTTACTTTTCCTATGTAAAAAAATATTTTCCCTTTTGACAAAGGTTCTGTTTTTCAGGTTACGTAAAACTACTGATTATTCAATAGCACCGTTAGTAGTAGAAGAAAAATATAGAACCACTAGACAACAACCAAAAGAAAGACAGAAAAAAGCTACCGAAGAGATTTTTAAACCACCTTCTAGCGAGTTTGAGTTTCCAAGCATTCACTTACTTTCTAAAGTAGAAGAATCTGTGCAGAGAAAACAGTTGAATGCATTAGAGAGCAATAAGAATTTATCTCTGCTCGAGCAGGTTCTAAGTGATTTTGGCGTGCAAGGAAAAATTATAAGTGTATGTTATGGACCGGTTGTGACTTTATACAAACTTGAACCACAAGCAGGCACAAAATCTGCAAGAGTGATTGGTCTTGCAGATGATATTGCACGTTCAATGAGTGCACTTTCTGCACGTATTTCAATAATTCGTGGACAAAATGCAATGGGAATAGAATTGCCAAATAAAGAACGAGAAATTGTTATGCTGCGTGATTTACTGGAATCGCCAGAATACCAAAATGCAAACTTAAATCTTCCGATTGCACTAGGCAAGGAAATAAGCGGAAAACCAATTATTGCAGATCTGACTAAAATGCCCCACTTGCTTGTTGCCGGAACTACAGGATCAGGTAAATCAGTTGCGATTAACACGATGATTCTGTCGCTTGTTTATCGATTAAGTCCTGATGAATGCAAGATGATAATGATCGACCCAAAGATGCTTGAGCTTTCAATATATGATGCAATACCGCATCTAATAACGCCAGTGGTAACAGAGCCAAAAAAAGCTGTTATTGCTCTTAAGTGGATCGTGAAAGAGATGGAAAATCGCTATCGTATGATGTCATATTTAAATGTGCGGAATGTAATAAACTATAATCAAAAAATTACAGAAGCGATGAATAGCGGAATAGAATTGGAACGCGTTGTACAGATTGGCTTTAACTCAACAACGGGTAAACCTTTGTTTGAAAAAATACCGATTAAAATGGAGACATTTCCGTATATTGTGGTGATTGTAGATGAAATGGCAGATTTAATGCTTGTTGCTGGCAAAGATATAGAATGCTCTATTCAACGTTTAGCTCAGATGGCTCGTGCTGCAGGAATACACATCATAATGGCAACACAACGCCCATCTGTAGATGTGATAACAGGTGTGATAAAAGCAAACTTTCCAACGAGAATTAGTTTTGCTGTTACTTCTAAGATAGATAGCCGTACAATACTTGGTGAACAAGGGGCTGAACAATTGCTCGGTATGGGTGATATGCTTTATATGGCCTCTGGTGGTAAGATTATTCGAGTTCACGGTCCATTTGTAAGTGATGATGAGGTACAAAATATAGTTGATCATCTGAAAATGCAAGGTGAGCCAAACTACATGGAGGAAATCACTCAAGAAGATGAAAATTCTTTTGCAGAATCAGAAGGTGAAACAGAGAATGAAGAGAACGATCTATACAAGCAAGCGGTGGCCATCATTCAGAGAGATCAAAAGGTTTCAACTAGTTACATTCAAAGGCAACTTAGAATAGGCTATAACAGAGCTGCAAATATTGTTGAAAGAATGGAGAAAGAAGGTATTGTCAGTGCTCCAAGTTACTCAGGAAAGAGAGAGATATTGGTAGAATGA
- a CDS encoding TRP75-related protein — translation MLKIFSKVLFILILLVSSFFTVHNVEAKSNVKFSKRYIPPGNPGGANFHADEDFAESYKLYEKRRELLKKKKLQDLAINKEDLIKKLKEKKIASLDNEPNNVGACIVEDGEDAMINQHGINLARLKGAVFIDQEPVSQYESKQHKSEQQKGKKVTSTREKKVSPINVTIKESPSRRTCSHDSITDLNRTPQHSLNGSSSFGSVVDTVK, via the coding sequence ATGCTTAAGATCTTTTCTAAAGTTTTATTTATATTAATACTTTTGGTTTCTAGTTTCTTTACTGTACATAATGTTGAAGCGAAGTCTAATGTAAAGTTCAGTAAGAGGTACATACCTCCTGGTAACCCTGGTGGTGCAAACTTTCATGCAGACGAGGATTTTGCTGAGTCATATAAACTGTATGAGAAGCGTAGGGAGCTCCTCAAGAAAAAAAAGTTACAAGATCTAGCTATAAATAAAGAAGATCTAATCAAAAAATTAAAAGAAAAAAAAATTGCTAGCCTTGATAACGAGCCAAACAACGTGGGAGCTTGCATAGTTGAAGATGGGGAGGATGCTATGATCAATCAGCATGGTATTAATCTTGCACGTTTAAAGGGTGCTGTATTTATAGATCAAGAGCCAGTTTCTCAGTATGAAAGTAAGCAGCATAAAAGTGAACAACAAAAAGGGAAAAAAGTTACTTCAACACGAGAAAAAAAAGTTTCCCCTATAAATGTTACTATAAAAGAAAGTCCATCAAGAAGAACGTGCTCTCATGATTCTATTACTGATCTAAATAGAACACCACAGCATAGTTTAAATGGTTCAAGTTCATTTGGCAGTGTAGTTGACACAGTAAAATAG